Genomic segment of Iocasia fonsfrigidae:
CTCCAGATGGCAAAAAAATACTTTTTTTAAGTCGCAAAGGATATGCAATAAATGATGAGTTTGATTTATGGGTTATTAATGCAGATGGTAGTAATATAGTTAAAATTGATACAGATATTCGTGTATATAATAGTCGTATGCCTAAATGGTCTCCTGACAGTTCCAAAATTTTATATGTCACAGACAGTGAGAAAAGATTAAAAATTTATGATTTAAAAAACAATACTACATTGAATTTACTGGATTCAGATACAGAAGTAGAATACCCTTGCTGGTCCCTGGATGGAACTATGATATTAACATATTTAAAAAACAATAAAGAAAGAGGAGTTTACTTAATAAGTCTTAATGGAGATGATAAAATAAAATTATTTAATAATAAAGGTAGTTATGAAATTTTTTCCTGGGCACCAGATGGTAGTAAATTTGCCTATATATACACAAAACCGTTTTTTAGTTTTGGAGGCAAAAAATCTGGCATGTATGTAGTTGATAAAAATGGAAAGAAAGATAAATTTTTGGGAGATGCATATTACTATGAATGGTCTCCTGATAGTAAATTTATAGTATTTCTAAAAAAATCTTATACTACTTATCAAGATGAATCGTATACACATTACTCAACGTATATTATAAATGCTGAAATTAATAATAAAAAAAACAAAGCCCAATTATTAATTAGTATTACCGATTTTGCATCATTCCCAGTCTTGTCTCCAGACGGAATGAAAATAGCGAATAAAAGTCCAAATAAAGTATATATCAGAGAATTAAGCAGTGGTGAAGAAATAGAAATTAAAATCCCTGGTAGTGGTCTCTACGAAACTAACCCAAATTGGTCCTTAGATAGTGAAAATCTCGTCATTGTAGGTTATCCTAAACTTTTTACAGGTGACACTGATTTATTTATCGTTAACTACAAAGATGGTCAAATATATAAGCTTACAAATACTGAAAAAGCAAGCGAAGATACTCCAGTATGGTCTCCAGTATTTTATTCAGAGTGAAACTAAATTATTTTCAGAATAAAAGAATTAAGGCTTCGAGAAAAAATATGTAAAATATATTAGTTTCTTGAAGCCTTTTTTATACATTAAAGATGTCAAAATTTAATTTGGTCAACGTATTGCTGTGTTAGTGCTGAACTGTCCTTCATTACTTAAAATATATATTTAAGAGAAGGGGATATTAAATTTGTTTTAATAAATCAGAAATTCAAACAAAATATCTGTCAAGGATGCCCTGTAACATCTGGGCATGGCGGGCTTCATCGCGGGATGATTCATGGAAATAAGCGACTGCTTGTTCTATGCCCAGTTCAGCTGCTTTATCTGCTGTTCCTTTTTTGCCTTTATTAGCCCCTTGCTCTCCTTTTAGCATATCTTCAATATTCTTCTTGGTGCTGCTAGATATTTTGCCGTTTAATTCGGCAAAATGTGAGGCATGTTCAGCCTCTTCCCAGGCAATTCTTTTTAATACCTCTGCAACCTCTGGATATCCCTCACGCTGGGCCTGACGTGCCATAGCCAGATATAGTCCTACCTCTTCAGTTTCACCGGTAAAGTTCATATTTACAGCCTCTTCAACAGCACTTCCTTTTGTAACTCCCATCTTTACCTCATTGTCAAATTTCAAATTCATAATCAATACCTCCTGTTTTTATATAAGTAGCACTTAAATATTGCACTTTTCCGTTCCAGCCAATTATATTAATTCTGCGTTAAGGAATAATCAATAATAATAACTATTAGTATTATAAAAGAACTAAAATGTTTTGTCAAGTGTTTTATTGATTTTTTGTATAAAAAGGTATATTTAATCAAGGAATAGCTAAAGCGGCTTTATTAGAAACTAAAGAAGCAGGTATTCAAGCCAATTAATTCTTATTATTTCCATTAAGGCCTTTTTAATATGTAACTACAGCAGGATATTGACAGTAAATGTAGAATGTAGTTTTTAAGTCATTATAATTAAGGGATGGGGTTTTTATGGCCAGGAAAATATTAGTGGTTGATGATGAAGAGAAGATACGTAGAGTTAGCAGGGCATTTTTAGAAAATGAAGGATATCAGGTCAGGACTGCTGCTGATGGTTTGGCTGCCCTGAAGATGGTTGCTGAATATAAGCCAGATCTCCTTGTGCTTGATTTAATGCTGCCTGGTATTAGTGGTGAAGAGGTCTGTCAGAGGATAAGAAACAGCTATAATTTGCCGATAATAATGCTAACTGCTAAAGGGACAGAGGCTGATAAGATTAAGGGGTTTCAATATGGTGCTGATGATTACCTGGTAAAACCCTTTAGTCTTAAGGAACTGACTATGAGGATTAGGGCGGTTTTGCGCCGTGGTAGTAGTGATCTCCCAAGGGCTGATGTCCTGGTTTATAATAATGGTTTGATAAGAATCTATCCAGAAAAGATGATAGTTGAACAGGAAGGGGAAACAGTTGATTTAACTAAAACAGAGTTTGATATTTTCTATTTTTTAGCCAGTAATCCCGGTCGTGTCTTTAATAGGGATAAGATAGCTGAAAGGGTAATGGGAATAGAATTTACAGGGTTTGATAGGACCATAGATGTCCATATAAAGAATATCAGGAAGAAACTAAAGTTAAAACGAGGCCAACTTATTGAGACAGTTTACGGTGCTGGCTATAAGTTCAGGGATGATTTAAATGAGTAAACTGGGTTTTAAAATATTTTTAATAATATTACTAATAGCTCTAGGTGGTCTTCTTTTTACCAGCCTTTATTTAAACATTAGCATTAACCGTAATTTTACTAATTACCTGTACCAGGATAGGAAAGAAAAAATTGAACAGTTAATTGGATTATTGAAAGATAGTTATCAGGCAGAGCATAACTGGTTACAGGGACGCTTGCTAACAGCCAATTTTGCTAAAACAAATGACCTTTCTTTAATCCTGGAAGACAGGGTAGGTAATATACTATATCATTATGATAATCATATGATGGGACCAGGTATGATGCAGCAGCATGGTATGATGAATAGAAGAAGGACTCCTATTGACGACAGTCGTTTCCCCGCGGAGATATTTAAAATAGAGATTAATGGGAATAGAGTAGGGACACTCTACTGGTACCGGGATAGAGAGTATAGTAATTTATCAGAAGCAGCCAGTTTCTTTATTAAGAAGATTAATGCTGGTATCCTGATAGCGGGAATACTGGTAGCCCTGATTACGATTGTTATTAGTCTATTTTTTTCCCGTTACTTGACTACTCCCTTGCTAAAGATGAATAGGATAGCCCAGCGAGTCGCTGAAGGTGATTTTAATCATCATCTTATTGTTAAAGGAAATGATGAGCTGGCTGAACTGGGTAATTCGATAAATGAAATGACAGACAAACTAAACTACCTGGAAAGGATAAGGCGGGAGTCTACAGCTGACCTGGCTCATGAGCTGAGAACCCCCTTAACTACTATTAAGAATTACCTAGAGGCAGTTACAGCAGGGGTCTGGCAGTTTAATAATGAAACCGCTGCCGAGATAGAGGAGGAATTAGATAGACTGGTCAGGCTAGTTAATCGTCTGGGGGAATTATCGGAGGCGGAAAAAGGTGTTGTTAAAGGAAAATTGAAGCCTATTGATTTATCAGAAATTTTTCCAGAACTGCTTGAACATTTCAGGCCGCTGGCAGTCAATAGGGGTATAGATTTAGTCCTTAAAGAGGCTGCAGAAAACTGTTTTATTAAAGGTAATAGGGACAGTATTGAGACAATTGCAAATAACCTCCTTTCTAATGCTTTAAAATATACCCTGCCTGGGGGAAGGGTTGAGATGAGACTAGCTAAGACTGATACTCAGGTCTGTTTATCTGTAACCGATACTGGTCTAGGGATTTCTGCTGAGGATTTACCTTATATATTTGAAAGGTTTTATAGGACTGACAGGTCGCGCTCCAGTAAAACGGGTGGTACTGGTATAGGACTGACCATAACTAAAGAGCTTGTCAGGGGTATGGATGGGGAGATTAAAGCATTAAGTGAGGGGGAAAATAAAGGTAGTACCTTTACAATTATCTTTCCATTAATAACAAAGTGACTACGTCATTCTAAATTGTTCGAGAATAATTTTAATTCTTCCGCTTGTCGTGCGCCACAGGCACTCCGTATCTGACCAAACCATACGAGAACAGTTTAAGGTTGCACTCCGGCATCCGTGCCTCTGTTCTCTGTCACAACTTTTTACTTCAAAGCATAGAGTCACGCTATGAAGCAAAGCTTCAAGCCGTGCTTCTAATGTTCCGGCGTCCTGCCACCACAAAAAGTTAGAGTCGCTACAGAATTAAAATTATTCATATACAATTTACTTATCCACAATTTCAAAATCACATAATTCCTAGTAGACGTTAAAAAAAGTAGATTAAATTCATATTTCCTTCACAATTATCTCCTATAATATAATTAAAGAATTTTAAACAAGGAGATGATAGAGTGAGAAAGAAAATATTAATTACTGCTTTAATGGCATTGATATTGGCACTGGGAGTATCCAGTTATAGTCTGGCCTATGGAGGAGGTCCAGCGTTTAGGCCGGGGGGCGGCTTTATGCATTATGGTATGCATCATGGGCCAGGATATCAAGATAGGAACCCTCTTGATTTGACTGAAGAACAGCAGACTCAGTTGAGAGAGCTGCAGGATGAACATTTTTCTCAAATGGAAGATAATCATCAGGAATTATTCGACCTTAATAATCAATTAAGGGAAGCTGTTTTTGCTGGTGGTGAGGAATTAATCAGTGGGCTTAAAGATAAGATTGGTTCCCTGGAAAATGAATTAACTGACCTAAGAGTTGATTACTGGAGAGGCCTACAGGATATTCTGACTGAAGAGCAACTACTGGAGATGGAAGAATGGTTTAATAAAGGAAGAGGATTTAGAGGTCGTGGAATGGGAATGGGGCTGTATGATAATGCCTATGGAATATGTCCATATATCTATTGATTTTGCTATCAAGTCCGGTTTTTACCGGGCTTTTTTATTTTTATAAGATAGATCAATTGCTCTATCTTATAAAAATAAAGTGCAGGGACTATTGCAGGAAATTAAACGTATATACTGAATATATATATTATGGTTATCTATAAGAGTCTGTTCGAAAAGTATCAGTATATACCCGCCGGGGATTACATATCCCTTCACTCAACGGTAACACCTTAACTTTGCTTAGGGATATATAATCCCCTGTTTATACCTTTTCGAACACACACTATAATATATATGCTGATTATCCAGGATATAAATACATTTTATTATAAATGAAGGGAGTAGTGAGAAATGGTCTGGAATGAAAAATTTGAATGTATGCCGCGTGAGGAATTAAGTAGGTGGCAGGGAGAGAAATTGCATGAAATGGTAGAAAGGGTCTATCATAATGTGCCTTTTTACCGCCAGAAAATGCAGGAGTTAAATGTAATACCTGAAGATATTCAGGGAGTAGAGGACCTTAAAAAATTACCTTTTACCACTAAACAGGATTTAAGGGATAACTATCCCTATGGTCTTTTTGCTGTACCGGCAAGTGAGATTGTCAGGGTGCATGCCTCTTCAGGGACTACTGGTAAGCCAACAGTCGTTGGTTATACCAGACGTGACCTGACAGTATGGTCTGAGGTAGTAGCCAGGACCTTAACCTGTGCTGGTATCGGTAAAAATGATTATATCCAGGTAGCCTACGGTTATGGTCTCTTTACAGGTGGTTTAGGGGTTCATTACGGTAGTGAAAAAGTAGGTGCTACTGTAATTCCTATTTCAGGTGGTAATACCAAAAAACAGCTGCAGTTAATGCATGATTTCGGCAGTACAGCCCTGGCTTGTACCCCTTCTTATGCCCTCTATCTTGCTGAGGCAATGGAAGAAAAGGGAATAGACCCTGCTGAACTAAAATTGAAGACAGGGATCTTTGGGGCTGAACCCTGGACAGATAATATGAGAAAGACTATAGAAGAAAGATTACAGGTACAGGCTATCGATATCTATGGTTTGAGTGAGATAATCGGTCCTGGTGTTGCCAGTGAGTGTCAAAAGCAGAATGGTCTGCATATTAATGAAGACCACTTCATACCTGAAATTATAGATCCAGCTACTTTAGAAGTTCTGGGAGAAGGGGAGAAAGGTGAATTAGTTTTTACTACAGTAACTAAAGAAGGCCTGCCTTTACTACGGTATCGCACACATGACCTTACAAGGTTACATTATGATCAGTGTGCCTGTGGTAGAACCCTGGTAAGGATGGAGAAATGTCTGGGTAGGAGTGATGATATGCTGATTATCAGAGGGGTTAATGTCTTCCCTTCCCAGATTGAAAGTGTCCTCCTGGAAATGAGTGAAACAAAACCACATTATCTCTTAATTGTTGAACGCAAAAATAACCTGGATGTACTGGAGGTATGGGTTGAGGTTGAGGACCAATTTTTCTCAGATGAGATTAAAAAACTTGAAAAACTGAGTGAGAAAATAAAAGATAATCTGCAGAGTACTCTGGGCCTGTCAGCCAAAATCAAATTGGTCGAGCCCAAAACCCTGGAGCGAAGTGAAGGCAAGTCACAGAGGGTTATTGATAAAAGAGAATTATCTTAAAAGGGGGGATTAACCTTGTTTATTAAACAACTATCTGTTTTTCTGGAAAATAAATCAGGGCGGCTGACGGAATTGACTGATATTTTAGGTAAGGAAGGAATTAATATGTCAGCTTTGAGTATTGCTGAGACTTCTGAGTTTGGGATAATCAGGGTAGTAACATCTGACCCGGAGAAAGCCCTGAAGGTCTTAAAAGAAAATCATTTTTCTGTTAATCTGACTGATGTAATTTGCCTGGCTGCACCTAATGAACCTGGTGCCCTGGCCAGAGCTCTAAAGGTATTATCAAACAAGGGTATTAGTGTTGAGTATATGTATGCCTTTTCAACTGGTGACAAGGCCCTGGTAGTTATTCGAACAGAAAAACTGGCCGAGACTGTAGAAGCCTTAAAAGAACATAAGATGGAACTCCTTAAGGCCAGTGAGTTATATGAAATATAAAAATAGCTAACATTATATTATTAGGGAGGAATAGAGAGAAAAACCTCGAAATATATATATGGAAGCAATAAAGAGAATCGATAAAGGGGCAACAGTGAATGGAGAATAAGGAATACAGTATTTCACTCTATAAGATTCTTAAGTCTTTTTCATCTGCAATGGACTTAATAAGTACAGAGGTGGTAGGTCACCACAAAAAGGTAGCCTATATCTGTTATGTCCTCGGCCTGGAACTGGGGCTGAAACCACTGGAGTTAAAAGACCTGATTTTTGCTGCCTTGATCCATGATATTGGGGTTTTTTATCTGGATCAGAATTTCAGTGACCTGGCCTTTGACAGCAGGAGTAATCTCCACGCAGAGGTTGGTTATCAATTAAGCAGGGATTATTTCCCCTCTAAAAGGGTCGCCAAGATAATTAAATACCATCATGTAGAATGGTCTGAACAGGGCCAGCTTGATGAAGGGGATATTCTCTATATTAGTAGTATATTATTCCTGGCTGATCGGATCTGTACACTCCTTAATGGTAATGATGGCAGGGAAATACTCAATAGGGTCTCTTTTATTGTAGAAAAGATTAACTCCCTGGCTGGTCAAAGGTTTTATCCTCCTGCCGTAGAGGCCTTTAATAAGGTAGCTGACAGGGAGTATTTCTGGCTGGATTTAACCAGTAACCAGGAGATAACAAGGAAATTTGATAGTTTAGAGCTTATAAACCAGGAATATATTGATTTAGATATTCTCTTAGATATCAGTCAGTTAATCAGT
This window contains:
- a CDS encoding HD-GYP domain-containing protein — protein: MENKEYSISLYKILKSFSSAMDLISTEVVGHHKKVAYICYVLGLELGLKPLELKDLIFAALIHDIGVFYLDQNFSDLAFDSRSNLHAEVGYQLSRDYFPSKRVAKIIKYHHVEWSEQGQLDEGDILYISSILFLADRICTLLNGNDGREILNRVSFIVEKINSLAGQRFYPPAVEAFNKVADREYFWLDLTSNQEITRKFDSLELINQEYIDLDILLDISQLISYIIDFRSPFTATHSMGVAAVSEKLAADTGYGGSECKMMRIAGYLHDIGKLAVPLAILNKPGKLKKDEWQIMKTHTYYTYRVLAQAEELSVIRDWAAFHHETLKGDGYPFHLKAGQLSRGSRIMSVADVFTALTEDRPYRDSMSKEKVLEILAEMLSNQKLDQDIVAIVRDSYSEYSSIRLQAQLKAIKHYNEFKQRINKSL
- a CDS encoding Spy/CpxP family protein refolding chaperone, encoding MRKKILITALMALILALGVSSYSLAYGGGPAFRPGGGFMHYGMHHGPGYQDRNPLDLTEEQQTQLRELQDEHFSQMEDNHQELFDLNNQLREAVFAGGEELISGLKDKIGSLENELTDLRVDYWRGLQDILTEEQLLEMEEWFNKGRGFRGRGMGMGLYDNAYGICPYIY
- a CDS encoding sensor histidine kinase, which gives rise to MSKLGFKIFLIILLIALGGLLFTSLYLNISINRNFTNYLYQDRKEKIEQLIGLLKDSYQAEHNWLQGRLLTANFAKTNDLSLILEDRVGNILYHYDNHMMGPGMMQQHGMMNRRRTPIDDSRFPAEIFKIEINGNRVGTLYWYRDREYSNLSEAASFFIKKINAGILIAGILVALITIVISLFFSRYLTTPLLKMNRIAQRVAEGDFNHHLIVKGNDELAELGNSINEMTDKLNYLERIRRESTADLAHELRTPLTTIKNYLEAVTAGVWQFNNETAAEIEEELDRLVRLVNRLGELSEAEKGVVKGKLKPIDLSEIFPELLEHFRPLAVNRGIDLVLKEAAENCFIKGNRDSIETIANNLLSNALKYTLPGGRVEMRLAKTDTQVCLSVTDTGLGISAEDLPYIFERFYRTDRSRSSKTGGTGIGLTITKELVRGMDGEIKALSEGENKGSTFTIIFPLITK
- a CDS encoding phenylacetate--CoA ligase family protein — translated: MVWNEKFECMPREELSRWQGEKLHEMVERVYHNVPFYRQKMQELNVIPEDIQGVEDLKKLPFTTKQDLRDNYPYGLFAVPASEIVRVHASSGTTGKPTVVGYTRRDLTVWSEVVARTLTCAGIGKNDYIQVAYGYGLFTGGLGVHYGSEKVGATVIPISGGNTKKQLQLMHDFGSTALACTPSYALYLAEAMEEKGIDPAELKLKTGIFGAEPWTDNMRKTIEERLQVQAIDIYGLSEIIGPGVASECQKQNGLHINEDHFIPEIIDPATLEVLGEGEKGELVFTTVTKEGLPLLRYRTHDLTRLHYDQCACGRTLVRMEKCLGRSDDMLIIRGVNVFPSQIESVLLEMSETKPHYLLIVERKNNLDVLEVWVEVEDQFFSDEIKKLEKLSEKIKDNLQSTLGLSAKIKLVEPKTLERSEGKSQRVIDKRELS
- a CDS encoding ferritin-like domain-containing protein; its protein translation is MNLKFDNEVKMGVTKGSAVEEAVNMNFTGETEEVGLYLAMARQAQREGYPEVAEVLKRIAWEEAEHASHFAELNGKISSSTKKNIEDMLKGEQGANKGKKGTADKAAELGIEQAVAYFHESSRDEARHAQMLQGILDRYFV
- a CDS encoding response regulator transcription factor, encoding MARKILVVDDEEKIRRVSRAFLENEGYQVRTAADGLAALKMVAEYKPDLLVLDLMLPGISGEEVCQRIRNSYNLPIIMLTAKGTEADKIKGFQYGADDYLVKPFSLKELTMRIRAVLRRGSSDLPRADVLVYNNGLIRIYPEKMIVEQEGETVDLTKTEFDIFYFLASNPGRVFNRDKIAERVMGIEFTGFDRTIDVHIKNIRKKLKLKRGQLIETVYGAGYKFRDDLNE
- a CDS encoding ACT domain-containing protein, coding for MFIKQLSVFLENKSGRLTELTDILGKEGINMSALSIAETSEFGIIRVVTSDPEKALKVLKENHFSVNLTDVICLAAPNEPGALARALKVLSNKGISVEYMYAFSTGDKALVVIRTEKLAETVEALKEHKMELLKASELYEI